Proteins encoded together in one Chitinophaga lutea window:
- a CDS encoding RagB/SusD family nutrient uptake outer membrane protein, translating to MKHYCRIILVCMVLAAASGLSACKKFLELEPTDKFTGADFWKNAADAEAGVNTGYSILRGRLGNASIYTNNDFRPGNWNFWLKRNFEALSRNLLQSSDLSASDNTHALRESWAAFYQAVAMANLCLDKIPAIQDNTMSTAYRASLLGEARFIRAFSYYLLVTHYGDVPLQLDPYDSKLKARTNMLQVLDTAIADLQLAARDLPDGYSDPTNKAVKATKGAAFGLMANMYAWKAGFDKPRAAEWWQKCAESCKAVMDLGMYRLLPYTREAFKEIFKGRSDEGVWEISMDANYGNSNGAFMAQWVLHQPILATSTTLFGGLASEVTIKRQFIDYLYPPGKQDARFMLWFDDPYSTINPQSSMFLKYSDIPDPANRSFDFNMIYIRYAGVLLLRAEALAELGGHDAEAIDLLNEIRRRAETEEYTGAGGDELKDAIFRERTKELMGEGQRWTDLVRTGRVMEMGECDNYLSPDQFERRAWTWPIPASAMRTNPLLVQTAYWVQ from the coding sequence ATGAAACACTATTGCAGAATAATACTGGTGTGTATGGTGCTGGCAGCGGCCTCCGGGCTGTCCGCCTGTAAAAAGTTCCTGGAACTGGAGCCTACCGACAAATTTACGGGGGCGGATTTCTGGAAAAATGCGGCGGATGCGGAAGCCGGGGTCAACACCGGGTACAGCATCTTGAGAGGCCGCCTGGGCAACGCTTCTATCTACACCAACAACGACTTCAGGCCGGGCAACTGGAACTTCTGGCTGAAGAGGAATTTCGAGGCACTGTCCAGGAATCTCCTGCAAAGCTCGGATTTGTCCGCATCGGATAACACGCATGCGCTGCGCGAAAGCTGGGCTGCCTTTTACCAGGCTGTTGCGATGGCGAACCTTTGCCTCGACAAGATCCCGGCCATCCAGGATAACACGATGAGCACGGCTTACAGGGCGAGCCTGCTCGGCGAGGCCCGCTTTATCCGCGCGTTCAGCTATTACCTGCTCGTTACGCATTATGGCGATGTGCCCCTGCAGCTGGACCCGTACGACTCAAAGCTGAAAGCACGTACCAACATGCTGCAGGTGCTGGACACGGCCATCGCCGACCTCCAGCTGGCGGCGAGGGATTTGCCAGATGGTTACAGCGACCCCACCAACAAAGCCGTAAAGGCCACTAAGGGCGCTGCTTTCGGCCTGATGGCCAATATGTACGCCTGGAAAGCGGGCTTCGACAAACCCCGCGCCGCGGAATGGTGGCAGAAATGCGCCGAGTCGTGCAAGGCAGTGATGGACCTGGGGATGTACCGCCTCCTGCCTTACACACGCGAGGCCTTCAAGGAAATTTTCAAGGGCCGCTCGGATGAAGGTGTTTGGGAAATCAGCATGGACGCCAACTACGGCAACTCCAACGGCGCCTTTATGGCGCAGTGGGTGCTCCATCAGCCTATCCTGGCTACGAGCACCACGCTCTTCGGCGGCCTCGCCAGCGAAGTGACCATCAAACGCCAGTTCATCGATTATCTCTACCCGCCCGGCAAACAGGACGCACGGTTTATGCTCTGGTTCGACGATCCGTACTCCACCATCAACCCGCAGTCGTCCATGTTCCTCAAATATTCAGATATTCCGGACCCGGCCAACCGGTCGTTCGACTTCAACATGATCTACATCCGGTACGCCGGCGTGCTGCTGCTCCGTGCGGAGGCACTGGCTGAACTGGGCGGTCACGATGCGGAGGCCATCGACCTGCTGAACGAGATCAGACGCCGCGCCGAAACGGAAGAATATACCGGCGCCGGTGGCGACGAACTGAAAGACGCCATCTTCCGCGAACGCACGAAAGAACTGATGGGAGAAGGACAGCGGTGGACAGACCTCGTAAGAACGGGCCGCGTGATGGAAATGGGCGAATGCGATAATTACCTGAGCCCCGACCAGTTTGAGCGCCGCGCCTGGACGTGGCCCATACCGGCATCCGCCATGCGCACCAACCCGCTCCTTGTTCAAACGGCCTATTGGGTTCAAT